The uncultured Mailhella sp. genome segment GCGGCCCTGTATACCGAAGATCAGGCCGTCATTCAGATGGCCAGCCTGCTTCTGATCTGCGAAGTGTTCTACCAGTTCCCCGACGGCGTGCAGACCAATACCCTCTGCTCGTTGCGCGGCTGGAACGACACCAAGGCCATTTTTTGCATCTCCTTCGTGGCGTACTGGATAGTCAGCCTGCCCCTCGGCTGGACGCTGTGCATGACCGATCTGCTCACGCCGCAGCCCTTGGGCGTGCTCGGCTTCTGGGTGGCGCTCATTGTGGGCCTCAGCGTCGCCGCCGTGCTCTACCTTGTGCGCATTCACAAGCTGGAGCATCTCTCCGTGGCCGACATGAAGAAAAAAATAGGCCGCTGACCTTTCGCAGGCTCGTGCGCGGAAGCGCCGGAAAACGCATTCTCAGGCGTTTTCCGGCGCTTCTCGTCTGTTCCTCTACTACTTCAACCAAAGAGCTTTCCTGTTCCGTATCTGTGCTTCTGTCTCCTCCTTGTGCTGCGTTGTTCCATCAATAAGGCGATGGAGAGAAATGTTTTGCGCGTTCGGCCTCGACCGGGAGGGCGCATGAGCGGGCCCTTGCGGGCCCGCTTACGCGCATGGCGTACAGAGACCCCCTAGTCCTGCGGGGTCAGGCCCCGCGCTCTGCCGTCAATATGTGGCGAACATGCGCTGAATTTCGTTGCGGTCCCGGGTCACGGTCAGGGCCAGAGTGAGCAGCACGCGGGCCTTTTGCGGATTCAGATTGTCGGCCGTGAGGAATCCGGGCTCCGCATCCTTGCTGCTCGGAGTGACCATGCCGGAGCCGGTACGGGAACTGCGCACGACGATAAGTCCCTTCTTGGAGGCTTCGGTCAGAATGGCCCGGGAAACGTTGGAAAGGCTGCCGCAGCCGGAACCGGCTTCAATAAGCCCCTCTGCGCCGGAAGAAACGGAAGCCTTGTGCATGTTCACGTCGCCGCCGAGCGTCTGATAGGCAATGTCCACGCGGGGCAGCGTCGTCAGCTTGGAAACGTCGAATTCCGTATCCTTGGTATGCTTGCGCACGGGAGCGCGATAAAACACGGGCTTGTAGTCGATCACATAGCCGAGCATGCCGAAGTCCGGAGTCTTGAAGGTTTCCACGGCGAGGGTGTTGGTCTTCGTCACTTCGCGGGCGGCGTTGATCTGTCCGTTCATGACCACGAGCACGCCCTTGCCCCTGGCTTCTTCGGAACCGGCCACGCCCACGGCGTTGAGCAGATTCAGCGGACCGTCGGCGCTGATGGCCGTGGCCGGACGCATGGCGCCCACGAGCACCACGGGCTTGTCGCTCTTGACCACCAGATTCAGGAAGTACGCCGTTTCCTCCAGCGTGTCCGTGCCGTGCGTGACCACAATGCCGTCGCAATCGTCGGTAGCGAGAAGTTCATTCGCCCGCTTGGCGAGTTTGAGCCAGTCCTCAAAGGTGAGATTGCCGCTTGCTGTGTTGGCGATCTGTTCGGCCGACACCTTGGCGATGGTGGAGATGGAGGGCACGGCGTCGATGAGCTGCTGTGCCGTGAGGTCGCCGGCCTTGTAGTCCGTCAGCTGGGTGCTCGACGATGCGGAACCGGCAATGGTGCCGCCGGTGGCCAGAATGGTGACTTTGGGAAGCTCTGCACCGAAGGCGGAGCCCGTCATCAGTACGACGAGGGAAACACTGAGCAGCAGTGATCTGATCTTCATGGCCGTCTCCTTTTTGCCTGCATGGTTGCTACTTATGAAGCAAAAGTCGTGCCAAACTATGAAAATCAACGATCTCAAACCGTTGCTGGAATGCAGCTGGAAAGGGCGATACAACCGCGTACTGTTTTTCGCCTTCTCTGGTACAAAGTCGTCGGGCTCATCTGCGCCCGGGGGATTTCGGGCTCTGCGGGGCGTTGCTGCCCGGGGGCGGCAGCGCCGGGGAGAGGGCGACGATTCCGAAGTGGGGCGCGCGGCCCCGCTCGGAGCATCCGGCGCGATTAAAAAAACAGACCGCCCGCAAACGCGGACGGCCTATTCCACAGACGCTCGAAGCGCTGTTACTTGATAGCATCCTTAAGAGCCTTGCCGGGAAGGAACTTCACAACGGAGCAGGCGGGGATTTCAATCTTCTCGTTGGTGCGAGGGTTACGGCCGGTACGAGGTGCACGCTTGACAACCTTGAAGCTGCCAAAGCCCATCAGGGTGATGGAATCGCCAGAAGCAAGACACTCAGAGATGGCAGAAATCACAGCGTCCAGAGCTGCTTCCGATTTTACTTTCGTCTCAAGTCCGCTTTTGGCGTAGATCTTCTCGACCAGTTCAGCTTTCGTCATGGTTTCACTCTCCCAAAAATTTTTTGACTCTTTCACTGAGTCACTTTTCAGTAGAATGAGAATCCCCGTATGTCAAGCTCAGCTCAGCTAACCAAAGAAAATTTTTATGGAAAAGCCTTTGCCGGGTTTTTTTCGGAGCATTCTCTGAACAGCCCTAAACACAAGTGCCGCAAGCCTTGTGCCCTACGCGGTGCTCTTCCGCACCTTTCCGAGGTTCACCCACGTCAGTTCGTGCTTGTTGCACGAAAGATGCATGACCTGCGAGCCCGGAATCTCCCGAAACGCCTGCACCACAGCGTGATCGGTGCTTCCCTGAAGCTTGAGCGTACACACGAAATTCTCCGCGGCGTCGGCTTCAATCCATGCCTTCACCGCGCCGAGAAGCCGTTCGGGATAGCAGGCCATGTCGGAAAAAAGCCAGTCCACATGGCCCGCGGTTTGCGGTTCCAGTCCGAACCCGCTGCCGAGGCAGTGATCGACGCCCTTCATGGCCGCGACGCGCGGATCAATGGGCGACTTGTCGATGCTGAACACGCGTGCTCCCATGGTGGCGATGACCCATGTCCAGCCGCCCGGCGCGGAGCCTAGATCGAGGCAGAGTTCGCCGCTCTTCGGGCCGTCGCCCAGCAGGGTGAAGGTTTCCCACAGCTTGAGGTAGGCCCGGCTCGGAGGATTGACCTTGTCTTCTTCGAAGCGTACTTCCCCGTCGGGAAACGCGGAACTGCACGCGGCGGAAACAAGCAGCGTGTCGTGATCCCAGAGCGTCCAGGAGCCGAGGGGCGATGCGGGCGCGCTCTCGCCGAAGACGAGCGGCCGCGCCTTCACGGGAGGAAGCTGCTGCTCGATGAGCGCGGCGCGGCGGTGAAAATCCACGGCGTGCAGCTTCCAGTTGCGCTGGATGGACTTGAGCGTGCGCACCGCGTTGCCCACGGACGTGATGGGCTGGAAGAACGGCTCAAGCCAGATGTTCTGGGCCCAGGCGGAATGGAACAGGCCTTCGGCGAGCACCAGCCGTTCCTTCACTTCGAGCACGCGCACGCTGTGGAGCCTGAGTTCGTCCAGAAGATCCTGTTCAAAGCCCCGCGCCGCCAGATAGACGATGAGCGGCTTACTTGACATTGGGGAACAGCTCCGCCGCCATTTCGCGCAGCTTGAATTTCTGCACCTTGCCGTTGGCCGTTTTGGGGAAGTCGTTCACCACGGCCACGTAACGCGGAATCTTGTGCCAGGCCACGCGGCCGCGGCAGAAGTCGCGCACGTCCTCGGGGCGCACGGTCTTGCCTTCGCAGGGAATGAGAAAGGCCGCCACGTCTTCGCCGTAGCGCCGGGAGGGTATGCCCAGCACCTGCACGTCGCGCACGGCATCCATTTCCAGCAGAAATTCTTCGATTTCCCTGGGGTAGATGTTCTCGCCGCCGCGCACGATCATGTCCTTGATGCGTCCCGTGATGCGCAGGTAGCCTTCTTCGTCCATCACGCCGAGGTCGCCGGTGTGCAGCCAGCCTTCGCCGTCGATGGTTTCCGCCGTGGCCTCGGGCATGTTGAAGTAGCCCTTCATTACATTGTAGCCGCGGCAGCAGATTTCTCCCTGCACGTTGCAGGGCACGATTTCATGGGTCACGGGATCGCGCAGCTTCACTTCCACGCCTTCCAGCGCGCTGCCCACGGAGCGGCAGCGATGTTCGTCGCTTTCCGTGATGCCGGTCATGGTGATGACCGGAGAGCATTCGGTGAGCCCGTAGGGAATGACGATGGCCGAAAGTCCCATGGCGTCCATCACCTGCCGGATGAGAGGCTCGGGGCACACGGAACCGCTCATGAGGCCGAAGCGCAGACTGGAAAAATCGTACTGACTGAAGCGCCGATGCCCCAGCATGGA includes the following:
- a CDS encoding type II asparaginase, with protein sequence MKIRSLLLSVSLVVLMTGSAFGAELPKVTILATGGTIAGSASSSTQLTDYKAGDLTAQQLIDAVPSISTIAKVSAEQIANTASGNLTFEDWLKLAKRANELLATDDCDGIVVTHGTDTLEETAYFLNLVVKSDKPVVLVGAMRPATAISADGPLNLLNAVGVAGSEEARGKGVLVVMNGQINAAREVTKTNTLAVETFKTPDFGMLGYVIDYKPVFYRAPVRKHTKDTEFDVSKLTTLPRVDIAYQTLGGDVNMHKASVSSGAEGLIEAGSGCGSLSNVSRAILTEASKKGLIVVRSSRTGSGMVTPSSKDAEPGFLTADNLNPQKARVLLTLALTVTRDRNEIQRMFATY
- a CDS encoding HU family DNA-binding protein; amino-acid sequence: MKESKNFWESETMTKAELVEKIYAKSGLETKVKSEAALDAVISAISECLASGDSITLMGFGSFKVVKRAPRTGRNPRTNEKIEIPACSVVKFLPGKALKDAIK
- a CDS encoding SAM-dependent methyltransferase, whose amino-acid sequence is MSSKPLIVYLAARGFEQDLLDELRLHSVRVLEVKERLVLAEGLFHSAWAQNIWLEPFFQPITSVGNAVRTLKSIQRNWKLHAVDFHRRAALIEQQLPPVKARPLVFGESAPASPLGSWTLWDHDTLLVSAACSSAFPDGEVRFEEDKVNPPSRAYLKLWETFTLLGDGPKSGELCLDLGSAPGGWTWVIATMGARVFSIDKSPIDPRVAAMKGVDHCLGSGFGLEPQTAGHVDWLFSDMACYPERLLGAVKAWIEADAAENFVCTLKLQGSTDHAVVQAFREIPGSQVMHLSCNKHELTWVNLGKVRKSTA